In Microbacterium enclense, one genomic interval encodes:
- a CDS encoding HAMP domain-containing sensor histidine kinase, whose protein sequence is MVFLRTTLVNNLDEQLGQQAAGNIASSIFTTSSEDGKLTFTPVENAPQIGSMVVVYNSEGHREAFFNGTSTKSTPQLPDTFTTPQTYTQLDKRIELDDPVTGQHFIARVGLFEVPNSGSYTQMVIQPLGPTDRIVAAYVGIYGFVALLILIASALLTRWLVTLTFRSLTQVETTAMDIAAGDFSQRLTDIVPDTEVGRLKTAINAMLARIDGALGQRDATVRQMRRFIGDASHELRTPLVTMRGYAELYRMGAIRSDEDVAQSMERIEKEAIRMGALVEDLLALARLDERRDVSITAIDLRPIARDAALDLRVTSPQREVTVDDTTSRNELVLPVMSLEVIPGEDANGTAARRRAVPTTSAMAIAGATLSRLRRRSKDPGDAAESAAPETTPTSTPPTGTVRTAAPRLAPIVLGDENKVRQVVTNLLGNARRFTPDDSPIGLRVGVDADADMGWIEIIDHGEGVPAQIRDQIFQRFWRADTSRTRETGGSGLGLSIVASIVDLLHGKVEVVDTPGGGATFRVSLPLADRRDAQEHALIETQPLQRLPEDYRPE, encoded by the coding sequence ATGGTGTTCCTTCGCACCACCCTGGTGAACAATCTCGACGAGCAGCTCGGCCAGCAGGCAGCGGGCAACATCGCCAGCAGCATCTTCACGACCTCCTCGGAAGACGGGAAGCTGACCTTCACACCCGTGGAGAACGCGCCGCAGATCGGGTCGATGGTGGTCGTCTACAACTCGGAGGGTCATCGCGAAGCGTTCTTCAACGGCACCTCGACGAAATCGACCCCGCAACTGCCGGACACCTTCACGACGCCGCAGACATACACCCAGCTCGACAAGCGCATCGAGCTCGACGACCCCGTCACCGGTCAGCACTTCATCGCCCGTGTGGGTCTGTTCGAAGTACCCAACAGCGGGTCCTACACGCAGATGGTCATCCAACCGCTCGGACCGACCGACCGGATCGTCGCGGCGTACGTCGGCATCTACGGCTTCGTCGCTCTCCTCATCCTCATCGCCAGCGCTCTGTTGACCAGGTGGCTCGTCACCCTGACCTTCCGCAGCCTGACGCAGGTGGAGACGACCGCGATGGACATCGCCGCGGGTGACTTCAGCCAGCGCCTCACCGACATCGTCCCCGACACCGAGGTCGGACGGCTGAAGACGGCGATCAACGCGATGCTCGCGCGCATCGACGGCGCGCTCGGGCAACGCGATGCCACCGTGCGGCAGATGCGACGGTTCATCGGCGACGCCAGCCATGAGCTCCGGACGCCTCTGGTCACGATGCGCGGTTACGCCGAGCTCTACCGGATGGGCGCCATCCGCTCCGACGAAGACGTGGCCCAGTCGATGGAGCGCATCGAGAAGGAGGCGATCCGCATGGGCGCCCTCGTCGAAGACCTCCTGGCCCTCGCCCGCCTCGACGAGCGTCGCGACGTGAGCATCACCGCGATCGACCTGCGTCCCATCGCGCGCGATGCCGCCCTCGACTTGCGCGTCACGTCGCCCCAGCGCGAGGTCACGGTCGACGACACCACGAGCCGCAACGAGCTCGTGCTGCCCGTGATGAGTCTCGAGGTGATTCCGGGCGAGGATGCCAACGGCACGGCGGCACGCAGGCGTGCTGTGCCGACCACCTCGGCGATGGCGATCGCGGGAGCGACCCTGTCCCGTCTGCGCCGGCGCTCGAAGGACCCCGGCGATGCCGCGGAGTCCGCAGCCCCCGAGACGACGCCGACGTCCACGCCGCCGACGGGAACCGTGCGTACCGCCGCTCCCCGCCTCGCGCCGATCGTGCTCGGCGACGAGAACAAGGTGCGCCAGGTCGTGACCAACCTCCTGGGCAACGCGCGCCGCTTCACGCCCGACGACTCACCCATCGGTTTGCGCGTGGGCGTCGACGCCGACGCCGACATGGGATGGATCGAGATCATCGACCACGGCGAGGGTGTTCCCGCGCAGATCCGCGATCAGATCTTCCAGCGCTTCTGGCGCGCCGACACGTCGCGGACGCGCGAGACGGGTGGCTCCGGTCTCGGCCTGTCGATCGTGGCATCCATCGTCGACCTTCTGCACGGGAAGGTCGAGGTCGTCGACACCCCCGGCGGAGGAGCGACCTTCCGTGTGTCGCTCCCGCTCGCCGACCGGCGGGATGCGCAGGAGCACGCCCTGATCGAGACGCAACCGCTCCAGCGCCTGCCCGAGGACTACCGCCCCGAGTGA
- a CDS encoding response regulator transcription factor, translating into MTAPRILVVDDEPNIRDLLITSLRFAGFQVRAVANGAQTISAVLEEEPDLIVLDVMLPDMNGFSVTKRLRGAGYTAPILFLTAKDETEDKIMGLNAGGDDYVTKPFSLDEIVARIQAILRRTMQADEESIIRTGELTMDQDTHDVSVGDVSIDLSPTEFKLLRYLMLNPNRVLSKAQILDHVWEYDFNGDAGIVESYISYLRRKIDPHSSEPLIQTKRGFGYMLKSGKTV; encoded by the coding sequence ATGACAGCTCCTCGCATCCTCGTCGTGGACGACGAACCGAACATCCGCGACCTGCTCATCACTAGCCTGCGCTTCGCCGGTTTCCAGGTGCGAGCCGTGGCCAACGGCGCGCAGACGATCTCGGCTGTGCTCGAAGAAGAACCCGATCTCATCGTGCTCGATGTGATGCTGCCCGACATGAACGGGTTCAGCGTCACGAAGCGACTGCGCGGGGCGGGTTACACGGCTCCGATCCTCTTCCTCACCGCGAAGGACGAGACCGAAGACAAGATCATGGGCTTGAACGCCGGTGGCGACGACTACGTCACCAAGCCGTTCAGCCTCGACGAGATCGTCGCGCGCATCCAGGCGATCCTTCGCCGCACGATGCAGGCCGATGAAGAATCGATCATCCGCACGGGCGAGCTCACCATGGACCAGGACACGCACGACGTCAGCGTCGGCGACGTCTCGATCGACCTGAGCCCCACCGAGTTCAAGCTCCTGCGCTACCTCATGCTCAATCCCAACCGCGTGCTGTCGAAGGCGCAGATCCTCGACCACGTATGGGAGTACGACTTCAACGGCGACGCCGGCATCGTCGAGAGCTACATCTCGTACCTGCGTCGCAAGATCGATCCGCACTCCTCCGAGCCCCTCATCCAGACCAAACGCGGCTTCGGCTACATGCTGAAGTCGGGCAAGACCGTCTGA
- a CDS encoding DEAD/DEAH box helicase produces the protein MSDGPLIVQSDRTVLLEVAHPEAETARHELAVFAELERAPEHIHTYRITRLGLWNARAAGHDADAMLDTLDRWSRFPVPASVSTDIRETVNRYGRLVIERNDENDLVLRSTDAAVLGEVSRNKRIAPLLIGHPTPDTYLIDAWARGHIKQELLKIGWPAEDLAGYTPGTPHPIDLAEDGWSLRPYQRQAVDSFSEGGSGVVVLPCGAGKTLVGAGAMADTRTTTLILVTNTVSARQWRDELLRRTSLTPDEIGEYSGQVKEIKPVTIATYQILTAKRKGEYAHLALLDALDWGLVLYDEVHLLPAPVFKLTADLQARRRLGLTATLVREDGREGDVFSLIGPKRFDAPWKEIEAQGFISPAACYEVRIDLPAYERLEYAAAADEDRYRLAATAPAKIDVVRRLVARHPDERVLVIGQYLDQIDELSEALNAPKITGATPVAEREELFQAFRVGEISLLIVSKVANFSVDLPEASVAIQVSGSFGSRQEEAQRLGRLLRPKQSNHTASFYTLIARDTVDQDFAQNRQRFLAEQGYAYTILDADGIDAAAA, from the coding sequence ATGTCTGACGGCCCCCTCATCGTGCAGAGCGATCGCACCGTTCTGCTCGAGGTCGCGCACCCCGAGGCGGAGACGGCGCGGCACGAGCTCGCGGTCTTCGCTGAGCTCGAACGCGCACCCGAACACATCCACACGTACCGCATCACGCGCCTCGGCCTGTGGAACGCCCGAGCCGCCGGCCACGATGCCGATGCCATGCTCGACACGCTCGACCGATGGTCGCGCTTTCCCGTGCCGGCCTCGGTGAGCACCGACATCCGCGAGACGGTGAATCGCTACGGGCGCCTCGTCATCGAGCGCAACGACGAGAACGACCTCGTGCTCCGCTCGACCGACGCGGCCGTACTCGGCGAGGTCTCCCGCAACAAGCGCATCGCGCCGCTGCTGATCGGGCACCCGACCCCCGACACGTACCTCATCGACGCCTGGGCGCGCGGACACATCAAGCAGGAGCTGCTGAAGATCGGGTGGCCCGCCGAAGACCTCGCGGGGTACACCCCCGGCACCCCGCACCCCATCGACCTCGCCGAAGACGGGTGGAGCCTGCGCCCCTACCAGCGCCAGGCTGTGGACTCCTTCTCGGAAGGCGGCTCCGGTGTCGTCGTGCTCCCCTGCGGCGCGGGGAAAACGCTCGTGGGGGCCGGTGCCATGGCCGACACCCGCACCACCACGCTGATCCTCGTGACGAACACCGTCAGCGCGCGCCAGTGGCGCGACGAACTCCTGCGCCGCACGAGCCTGACCCCCGACGAGATCGGCGAGTACTCCGGCCAGGTCAAAGAGATCAAGCCGGTCACCATCGCGACGTACCAGATCCTCACCGCGAAGAGGAAAGGCGAGTACGCCCACCTCGCCCTCCTCGACGCGCTGGATTGGGGCCTGGTGCTCTATGACGAGGTCCACTTGCTCCCGGCACCGGTGTTCAAGCTCACCGCCGATCTGCAGGCGCGTCGCCGTCTCGGACTCACCGCCACCCTCGTGCGCGAGGACGGCCGCGAGGGCGACGTGTTCAGCCTCATCGGGCCCAAGCGTTTCGACGCCCCGTGGAAAGAGATCGAGGCGCAGGGATTCATCTCACCGGCGGCCTGCTACGAAGTGCGCATCGACCTGCCCGCGTACGAGCGGCTCGAGTACGCCGCCGCCGCAGACGAAGACCGTTACCGACTCGCCGCCACGGCTCCCGCCAAGATCGATGTCGTTCGCCGCCTCGTCGCTCGACACCCCGACGAGCGCGTCCTCGTGATCGGTCAGTACCTGGATCAGATCGATGAGCTCTCCGAGGCGCTCAACGCCCCGAAGATCACGGGCGCGACGCCGGTGGCCGAGCGTGAGGAACTGTTCCAGGCGTTCCGCGTCGGCGAGATCTCGCTCCTGATCGTGTCGAAGGTCGCGAACTTCTCGGTCGACCTGCCCGAGGCCTCTGTCGCCATCCAGGTGTCGGGCTCGTTCGGGTCGCGCCAGGAGGAGGCGCAGCGTCTGGGACGCCTGCTGCGACCGAAGCAGTCGAACCACACGGCCAGCTTCTACACCCTCATCGCCCGCGACACCGTGGACCAGGATTTCGCGCAGAACCGCCAGCGTTTCCTCGCCGAGCAGGGCTACGCGTACACGATCCTGGATGCCGACGGGATCGACGCCGCCGCCGCGTGA
- a CDS encoding helicase-associated domain-containing protein, with protein sequence MPETSDQRALAVSLSARADDDLARLFLERDVSPSATWRDTFDAADALLDPASIARALPPLTRPEAAALAAASATGAAVPSNDRAALVARALVRDDGVPYAAVATAVTDAFPEGLADAVTPRHGRAVASDTAAEAAFTNAAALADVILLTLDVPLGRIGSGSLGATERRRLVDAGAVATPDEADLFVGIAASVGLLGSTGRAWLVTAAGRAWLRLPTLNRWGNTARALRGALPRAYRTAEGGWIPSTAWADALPFDPAGRERAARWRERFRAWGLIDADGEVPPWAAGLAEGGDVDLSALRDLLPPEVDRVYLQNDLTAIAPGPLAPHLDVRLRSMATRESRAQASSYRFSAATIGAAITGGETAESLREFLSGLSLTGLPQPLAYVIERTSAQHGRVRVDSDPASRLTRVTTTDPTLLQAMEVDQSLRSVALARDGETLVSHVSADVVFWALTDAHYPAVAIGDDGVPRTLERARLAADTAATDPLDTYGPLITRMRAGGEDSDAAWLERELDQAVRARAVIDVTVRLPDGSTRVFRLEATGLGGGRLRGRDRGADVERTLPLSHIDGVAPVE encoded by the coding sequence GTGCCCGAGACCTCCGACCAACGCGCACTGGCGGTCTCGTTGAGCGCGCGAGCCGACGACGATCTGGCGCGCCTGTTCCTCGAGCGTGACGTCTCCCCCTCCGCGACATGGCGCGACACCTTCGACGCCGCCGACGCCCTGCTGGATCCCGCCTCCATCGCACGAGCGCTCCCGCCGCTGACCCGCCCGGAGGCCGCAGCCCTCGCGGCCGCCTCCGCGACGGGTGCCGCCGTCCCGTCGAACGATCGTGCCGCCCTCGTCGCCCGCGCCCTCGTGCGCGACGACGGCGTGCCCTATGCAGCGGTCGCCACCGCGGTGACGGACGCATTTCCCGAGGGTCTCGCGGATGCCGTGACCCCGCGCCACGGCCGAGCGGTGGCATCCGACACCGCCGCGGAAGCCGCGTTCACGAACGCCGCGGCCCTCGCCGACGTCATCCTGCTGACCCTCGACGTGCCTCTCGGGCGGATCGGCTCCGGCTCGCTCGGTGCGACCGAACGACGACGGCTGGTCGATGCCGGCGCCGTCGCCACGCCCGATGAGGCCGACCTCTTCGTCGGCATCGCGGCATCCGTCGGGCTCCTGGGGAGCACCGGACGCGCCTGGCTCGTCACCGCGGCCGGACGCGCCTGGCTGCGTCTGCCGACCCTCAACAGGTGGGGGAACACCGCGCGTGCTCTGCGTGGGGCGCTCCCCCGCGCGTATCGCACCGCCGAGGGCGGATGGATCCCCAGCACCGCATGGGCCGATGCCCTCCCCTTCGATCCGGCGGGCCGCGAGCGCGCCGCACGATGGCGTGAGCGGTTCCGCGCGTGGGGGCTCATCGACGCCGACGGCGAGGTCCCGCCGTGGGCGGCCGGTCTCGCGGAGGGGGGCGACGTCGATCTCTCGGCTCTGCGCGACCTCCTGCCACCTGAGGTCGATCGGGTCTATCTGCAGAACGACCTCACCGCGATCGCCCCGGGCCCGCTGGCCCCGCATCTCGACGTGCGCCTGCGCAGCATGGCGACGCGCGAGTCGCGCGCGCAGGCGTCGAGCTACCGGTTCAGCGCCGCGACGATCGGCGCGGCCATCACGGGCGGCGAGACCGCTGAGTCGCTCCGCGAGTTCCTCTCGGGACTCTCCCTCACGGGACTCCCCCAACCGCTGGCGTACGTGATCGAGCGCACCTCCGCTCAGCACGGACGCGTCAGGGTGGACAGCGACCCCGCATCGCGACTGACCCGTGTCACCACGACCGATCCGACGCTCCTGCAGGCGATGGAGGTCGATCAGTCGCTGCGGTCGGTCGCCCTGGCACGCGACGGCGAGACCCTCGTCTCGCACGTCTCCGCCGACGTGGTCTTCTGGGCGCTCACCGACGCGCACTATCCGGCCGTCGCCATCGGCGACGACGGCGTACCCCGCACCCTCGAGCGTGCACGGCTCGCCGCCGACACCGCGGCGACCGACCCGCTCGACACCTACGGCCCGCTCATCACGCGCATGCGGGCCGGAGGAGAGGACTCGGATGCCGCCTGGCTCGAGCGCGAACTCGATCAAGCCGTGCGCGCCCGCGCGGTCATCGACGTGACCGTGCGCCTGCCCGATGGGTCGACTCGCGTCTTCCGCCTCGAGGCCACCGGCCTGGGCGGGGGCCGTCTGCGCGGACGCGATCGTGGCGCCGACGTCGAACGCACGCTGCCGCTGTCGCACATCGACGGGGTCGCGCCCGTCGAGTGA
- a CDS encoding multidrug ABC transporter ATPase, producing the protein MSTRTPDGDVPIRRVDRILAFMSLGLLVLSVVCFFAIIIASTAKADMSTGVWPTVGVLLYIAPPVAFACLVAVLIMSFVRRARANKER; encoded by the coding sequence ATGAGCACACGCACCCCCGACGGCGACGTTCCGATTCGCCGCGTCGATCGCATCCTGGCGTTCATGTCGCTCGGACTGCTGGTCCTCTCGGTCGTCTGCTTCTTCGCGATCATCATCGCGTCCACCGCCAAGGCCGATATGAGTACCGGTGTCTGGCCGACTGTCGGCGTCCTCCTCTACATCGCACCCCCGGTGGCCTTCGCGTGCCTGGTGGCCGTGCTCATCATGAGCTTCGTGCGAAGGGCACGGGCGAACAAGGAACGCTGA
- a CDS encoding cold shock domain-containing protein → MPTGKVRFYDEEKGFGFIATDDGQDVFLHATALPAGTPAPKAGTRLEFGVADGKRGLQALSVRVLEAPVSMAKRSRKPADDMAIIVEDLVKLLDGIGGDLRRGRYPSGAHASKIAAVLRKVADDFEA, encoded by the coding sequence ATGCCCACCGGCAAGGTCAGGTTCTACGACGAAGAGAAGGGCTTCGGCTTCATCGCCACCGATGACGGCCAGGACGTGTTCCTGCACGCCACCGCCCTGCCCGCCGGAACCCCCGCGCCCAAGGCCGGCACGCGCCTGGAGTTCGGTGTCGCCGACGGCAAGCGCGGTCTCCAAGCTCTGTCGGTCCGTGTTCTCGAGGCCCCCGTGAGCATGGCCAAGCGCTCGCGTAAGCCGGCCGACGACATGGCGATCATTGTCGAGGACCTCGTCAAGCTCCTCGATGGCATCGGCGGCGACCTGCGTCGCGGCCGCTACCCGAGCGGCGCGCACGCCAGCAAGATCGCCGCCGTCCTGCGCAAGGTCGCCGATGACTTCGAAGCCTGA
- a CDS encoding DUF3027 domain-containing protein — MTSKPEQPVDDRLLHAHDLALSALHEITPPDTVGPPADYLLEDDGVVSLRFQTRLLGYPGWYWTVSVAVVEDAEPTVLEAELMPGDGALLAPDWVPWATRLADYQAAQAAAAESGESDDDDIDDDDIDDDDLDDDADGDDEEDTDDEPKARFHAGDLDGVDIDELDESDDVDSDDVDSDEVDSGESDASAEVGVDADEADDDDDDVDADDEDADDEDIEGDERERSY, encoded by the coding sequence ATGACTTCGAAGCCTGAGCAGCCGGTCGACGATCGGCTGCTCCACGCCCATGACCTCGCGCTGAGCGCTCTCCACGAGATCACCCCGCCCGACACGGTCGGTCCGCCCGCGGACTACCTGCTGGAGGACGACGGTGTGGTGTCGCTGCGCTTCCAGACGCGTCTGCTCGGGTACCCCGGGTGGTACTGGACGGTGAGTGTCGCCGTGGTCGAGGACGCCGAGCCCACGGTCCTCGAAGCCGAGCTGATGCCCGGCGATGGGGCGCTGCTGGCGCCCGACTGGGTGCCCTGGGCGACGCGCCTGGCGGACTACCAGGCCGCGCAGGCGGCCGCAGCCGAGAGCGGCGAGTCCGATGACGACGACATCGACGACGACGACATCGACGATGACGACCTCGACGACGATGCCGACGGCGACGACGAGGAAGACACCGACGACGAGCCCAAGGCGCGGTTCCACGCCGGCGACCTCGACGGTGTCGACATCGATGAGCTCGACGAGTCCGACGATGTCGACTCCGACGATGTCGACTCCGACGAGGTCGACTCGGGCGAGAGCGACGCGAGCGCCGAGGTCGGCGTCGACGCGGATGAGGCCGACGACGATGACGATGACGTCGACGCGGACGACGAAGACGCGGACGACGAGGACATCGAGGGAGACGAGCGCGAGCGCAGCTACTGA
- the serC gene encoding phosphoserine transaminase encodes MPHVDLPTDLLPTDGRFGCGPSKVRGAQLESLVTRGASILGTSHRQAPVKNIVASTRERLAELFRVPEGYEIILGNGGSTAFWDAAAFGLIENRSQNLVFGEFGGKFASAAAAPWLEAPDVRKAEPGTRTVAGVVEGVDVYAWPHNETSTGVAAPIERVHGDAGALTVIDATSAAGGIDVDVTQADVYYFAPQKNLGSDGGLWYAAVSPAAIERIERIAASGRYIPEFLSLKNALDNSRLQQTLNTPALATLLLLDDQLGWILDNGGLAWAGARTAESSSALYEWAEASTVASPFVADPADRSPVVVTVDFDDSIDAAAIAKSLRANGIVDTEPYRKLGRNQLRVATFVSIEPDDVRRLIGAIDYTIEHLPRA; translated from the coding sequence ATGCCGCACGTGGACCTTCCCACCGACCTCCTGCCCACCGACGGCCGCTTCGGATGCGGCCCCTCGAAGGTGCGCGGGGCGCAGCTCGAATCTCTCGTCACCCGTGGCGCGAGCATCCTGGGCACATCGCACCGCCAAGCCCCCGTGAAGAACATCGTCGCGAGCACGCGCGAGCGCCTCGCCGAGCTGTTCCGGGTGCCCGAGGGATACGAGATCATCCTCGGCAACGGCGGATCGACGGCGTTCTGGGATGCCGCGGCCTTCGGACTGATCGAGAACCGCAGCCAGAACCTCGTGTTCGGCGAGTTCGGCGGCAAGTTCGCCTCGGCCGCCGCCGCCCCGTGGCTGGAGGCTCCCGACGTGCGCAAGGCCGAGCCCGGCACGCGCACCGTCGCCGGGGTCGTCGAGGGCGTCGATGTCTACGCCTGGCCCCACAACGAGACGTCCACGGGCGTCGCGGCGCCGATCGAGCGCGTCCACGGCGACGCCGGTGCGCTGACGGTCATCGACGCGACCAGCGCCGCCGGCGGCATCGACGTCGATGTGACCCAGGCGGATGTCTACTACTTCGCTCCGCAGAAGAACCTCGGTTCGGACGGCGGGCTCTGGTACGCCGCGGTGTCGCCCGCGGCGATCGAGCGCATCGAGCGCATCGCGGCATCCGGTCGCTACATCCCCGAGTTCCTGAGCCTGAAGAACGCGCTCGACAATTCGCGCCTGCAGCAGACCCTGAACACCCCGGCGCTCGCGACGCTGCTGCTGCTCGACGACCAGCTCGGCTGGATCCTCGACAACGGCGGCCTGGCCTGGGCCGGCGCCCGCACCGCCGAGTCCTCCTCGGCGCTGTACGAATGGGCCGAGGCGAGCACCGTGGCGAGCCCCTTCGTCGCCGATCCCGCCGACCGCTCCCCCGTCGTCGTCACGGTCGACTTCGACGACAGCATCGACGCCGCGGCGATCGCGAAGAGCCTGCGCGCCAACGGGATCGTCGACACCGAGCCGTATCGCAAGCTCGGCCGCAACCAGCTGCGGGTGGCGACCTTCGTCTCCATCGAGCCCGACGACGTGCGCCGTCTCATCGGCGCGATCGACTACACGATCGAGCACCTGCCCCGCGCCTGA
- a CDS encoding metal-dependent transcriptional regulator yields the protein MTDLIDTTEMYLRTILELEEENIVPLRARISERLGHSGPTVSQTVGRMERDGLVVVSEDRRLELTDAGRQKAVDVMRKHRLAERLLSDVIGLDWAYVHDEACRWEHVMSEQVERRLVELLGHPTESPYGNPIPGLDQLGDVPSSTFEEGVVGLVRKLNDAGQPISGTVRRLAEPAQVDPELLQQLKAAGVLPGARGDYRFNEGYVLVHMEGTDEGLELPVEVASHIFLVDEG from the coding sequence ATGACCGATCTCATCGACACCACCGAGATGTACCTGCGCACGATCCTCGAGCTCGAGGAAGAGAACATCGTGCCGCTGCGCGCGCGCATCTCCGAACGACTCGGCCACTCCGGCCCGACCGTTTCGCAGACCGTCGGACGCATGGAGCGCGACGGTCTCGTCGTGGTCTCGGAAGACCGTCGCCTCGAGCTCACCGACGCCGGGCGTCAGAAGGCCGTCGACGTCATGCGCAAACACCGTCTGGCCGAGCGTCTGCTCAGCGACGTGATCGGTCTCGACTGGGCCTACGTGCACGACGAGGCGTGCCGGTGGGAGCACGTGATGAGCGAGCAGGTCGAGCGTCGCCTGGTCGAGCTGCTCGGACACCCCACCGAGTCGCCCTACGGCAACCCGATCCCGGGTCTCGACCAGCTCGGCGACGTGCCCAGCTCGACCTTCGAGGAAGGCGTGGTGGGCCTGGTCCGCAAGCTGAACGACGCGGGCCAGCCGATCAGCGGCACCGTGCGTCGTCTCGCCGAGCCCGCTCAGGTCGATCCCGAGCTCCTCCAGCAGCTCAAGGCGGCCGGGGTGCTGCCGGGGGCGCGGGGAGACTACCGCTTCAACGAGGGCTACGTGCTCGTCCACATGGAGGGCACCGACGAGGGACTCGAGCTCCCTGTCGAGGTCGCGTCGCACATCTTCCTGGTCGACGAGGGCTGA
- a CDS encoding M23 family metallopeptidase gives MILSMVAGLVATVAIPAYAATVPTANTVTLGEMSAPDNQSLVVASDAANESLDRSSYSATTAEEIQKKKDQEAAAAAAAERARQLAANAGQQLSNIDLNMTAPGSGEVRWPLTSYVLGRGLWDSGYHQGVDLLAPGGQPIFAAAAGVVSTSSESFGGYGVGIVIEHVINGQKVSTTYGHMTYGSRQVQAGDTVAAGQLIGLVGSTGSSTANHLHFEVHINGSVVDPYAWLQQNAG, from the coding sequence GTGATCCTGTCGATGGTCGCCGGTCTCGTCGCCACGGTCGCGATCCCGGCCTACGCCGCGACGGTTCCCACCGCGAACACCGTGACACTGGGCGAGATGTCCGCTCCTGACAACCAGTCTCTCGTCGTCGCCTCGGATGCCGCGAACGAGTCGCTCGATCGCAGCAGCTACTCGGCGACCACCGCCGAGGAGATCCAGAAGAAGAAGGATCAGGAAGCCGCTGCCGCCGCCGCGGCCGAGCGTGCTCGTCAGCTCGCCGCCAACGCCGGTCAGCAGCTGTCGAACATCGATCTGAACATGACCGCTCCCGGCTCGGGCGAGGTCCGCTGGCCCCTGACGAGCTATGTGCTCGGACGTGGTCTCTGGGACTCCGGCTACCACCAGGGCGTCGACCTTCTCGCTCCCGGCGGGCAGCCGATCTTCGCAGCCGCTGCGGGTGTCGTCAGCACGTCGTCGGAGAGCTTCGGCGGATACGGCGTCGGCATCGTCATCGAGCACGTCATCAACGGCCAGAAGGTCTCGACCACGTACGGGCACATGACGTACGGCAGCCGTCAGGTGCAGGCCGGTGACACCGTCGCCGCGGGCCAGCTCATCGGTCTGGTCGGATCGACGGGAAGCTCGACCGCCAACCACCTCCACTTCGAGGTCCACATCAACGGCTCGGTCGTCGACCCGTACGCCTGGCTGCAGCAGAACGCCGGCTGA
- a CDS encoding HNH endonuclease produces MRTLVLNAGYEPLAVVSFKRALVLVMNEKATVVECIDEDPVWAAGGTYDRPAVIILTRYIRVPGARRVPVTRRGVLRRDAHRCGYCGKAATTIDHVLPRSRGGKDTWENLVACCLRCNNVKGDRTPQEMSWELRVIPAPPRGSSWTVRGVDKSDPRWEPYLTLAA; encoded by the coding sequence ATGCGCACTCTGGTGCTGAACGCGGGCTACGAACCGCTCGCCGTCGTGTCGTTCAAGCGAGCGCTCGTGCTCGTGATGAACGAGAAGGCCACCGTCGTCGAATGCATCGACGAAGATCCGGTCTGGGCCGCGGGCGGCACCTACGACCGGCCGGCGGTGATCATCCTCACGCGCTACATCCGCGTGCCGGGTGCTCGTCGCGTGCCGGTCACCAGACGGGGAGTGCTCCGTCGCGACGCCCACCGGTGCGGCTATTGCGGCAAAGCGGCGACCACCATCGACCACGTGCTGCCCCGCTCGCGCGGCGGAAAGGACACATGGGAGAACCTCGTGGCCTGCTGCCTGCGGTGCAACAACGTCAAGGGCGACCGCACGCCGCAGGAGATGTCATGGGAGCTGAGGGTGATCCCGGCTCCTCCGCGCGGTTCGTCGTGGACGGTGCGCGGCGTCGACAAGAGCGACCCGCGGTGGGAGCCGTACCTCACGCTCGCGGCCTGA